In Salmonella enterica subsp. enterica serovar Typhimurium str. LT2, a single window of DNA contains:
- the elaB gene encoding putative inner membrane protein (similar to E. coli orf, hypothetical protein (AAC75326.1); Blastp hit to AAC75326.1 (101 aa), 89% identity in aa 1 - 101) — protein MRMSYQFGESRVDDDLTLLSETLEEVLRSSGDPADQKYIELKARAEQALEEVKNRVSHASDSYYYRAKQAVYKADDYVHEKPWQGIGVGAAVGLVLGLLLARR, from the coding sequence ATGAGAATGTCATATCAATTTGGTGAATCACGTGTTGATGATGATCTGACTTTGCTCAGCGAAACGCTGGAAGAGGTTTTACGTTCCTCAGGCGATCCCGCCGATCAAAAATACATTGAGCTGAAAGCCCGCGCGGAACAAGCGCTGGAAGAGGTGAAAAACCGCGTAAGCCATGCGTCGGATAGCTATTATTACCGGGCAAAGCAGGCCGTTTATAAAGCGGATGACTACGTTCATGAAAAACCCTGGCAGGGTATTGGCGTAGGCGCGGCGGTAGGACTGGTGCTTGGACTGCTGCTGGCGCGGCGCTAA